In Phyllopteryx taeniolatus isolate TA_2022b chromosome 22, UOR_Ptae_1.2, whole genome shotgun sequence, the DNA window TCAACACGTGTCGATTAAACATCGAACATCTCGGCCTTCAAATAAAATCTCCCATTGTGTTCACAAAAATCCGATTCCCTGTTTTAATCGTTCCCCCCTTTTCGTTTGTAGGGAAAGACATTATTCAAAACTACTGTtgagtttttttctctccttctaTTTGCTtgatttctcctgataccaaacaagctttgaaaccgTTTTTTCCTCCTATTATTCACTCTTTAAATCCCACAAAAATGACTTCCATGTCACTTAAATGTCATTGAAAGCTATTCAAATGTCACTAAAAGTCACTAAGATGACTCTTAAATATCATAAAAAATCCCTCACGTGAGTAAAAGCAACTTGAATGCCACTAAAGGCCTCTTCAATGTGACtaaatatgattaaaatgtgattaaaatgaCGTTTGCGTGATTAAATGACACTTtaatgtcacacaaaaaaactacgGCAGCtgcaaaaaaccccaaaaactgcTGAGTTGTCCACCTTGTGAAGTTCGACCGGCGTCTGGTTGAGGATGTCGTTGACTTCCTGTCTCATCTTCTTCATGGCGAAGGCTCGGCGCTGGGGGTCGGAGGGCAAGGTGTTGGAGCGCGGGGTCGCCTGGGGGTCACGGAGCGAGTCACACGTTACATCACCGCAGCCCCGTGTCGCGGTCGGGGGTCGACGTCGGCAGTCACCTGGGGGCGGGTGCTGCTGCGTTCCTGGAAGCTGGCCTGGCGGCCCAACGAGGTTCGAGAGTGCACCGGCTCGTGGTTCAGACTGAGGGTGGAGCCGGACATGATGGTTGCCTGGAGACCACCGATCGCACGTCCGCGTCATtgcgagaagaaaaaaaacatccgtctCTTCTGCATCACAATTGGCGCACTTTTGTCGTCAGCCAATAAGGCGCGTGCACAAATGTCTGCAAACTTCCCAGCATGCCACGCTCACACTGACATGCTCGACCACTCACAAACTGCCTAATGTCGGCAAATTACACttaaatggcacaaaaaaacatgacttcaaTATTAATATAATCACATCAATATCACAAGATGTCATTTAATGGCCACTAAAAACACTTGAGTGTCACTAAATTTCATAAGACACTAAAATGCCATTAGAAGTTGCTTCAATATCACTAAAGTGCTCTCGATTTTTTGGGGATTATTTAAATGTCACCGgataatatttaaatgttactGAAATACACTTACTGTTAGTGTTGCTAAATGCTGGTAAAATTCACTGAAATTGAACCAAAATCACTGGAATTCCGCAGAAGCCCACTTGCCACCAAAATCACTTGCATGTCACTGAAATCCGCTCAGATGTTACTTAAAGCCACTTAAATGTTTAGTAAATGTCACTAAAAATCAGTTTAGTGTCACTAAAATCAccgaaatgttacaaaaagcaACTGAAATGTCATTAGAAGTCAATTAGATGTCACCTAAATATTATTAAAGGTCCttgaagggttagggttagagttgCGTTCAAAAAGAGACAATTTGCGTGAGATTTTCGAGCACGCTGAAAAGAGAAGTGAGGAGAGGATTagtggaggagaagaagaagcgaACGGCAGAAGGATACCCCAGTGAGGTGCCGCCTCTCCTTTTCCGGCTCCTGGAAAACAACCagtcctttttttctccactttgttTTCACTGAACTCTAAAAAGCTTTTCATTGGTCGACAGATTTCACAGAGTCCCGCCCCATCTGGCATGTTATTCATGTGTGTGCGATGTACGAGTCAGCATGTGCGCGCGCACCTCCAGCTCTCTGAGGATTCCACTGTGTCCGCACGTCTCCAGATCCTCCAGAGCCTGAGACCAGAAGTTCTCCTCCTGGTCCGGTTCTGTCCCGTCATGACCAACCGTGAACCTGCACCCCCCCCGTCCACCCCAGAGGTCGCAGGTCAGTTACGCGCACGCACACCATGCTATGGTGTAACTACTGTTAGCTCCATGCTATCAACTGTCATCACTTCCAATGCGGGACGCTAACTTGCTACATTGTAACCGCAATTAGCTCACGTGATCAAAGAGCTGCTGCCATGATCAAAACTGCCGCTCACCCGCCGAGCGCGGCGTGTTCCCAGTCGTCGTGGAGGCCTGACAGGTCTGACGGCGGATCGGTTCTCTGGCGAGAGGAGGCGGGCGATTGGTTGTTGCTCGTCTTGGCGTCGCGCCACTCGTGGAAGGTGAACGGTGACGACTGGAAGGAAGGAACTGAAAACGCACACAGGACACGTCATCGCTAGACGTCGATGTAGTCGAGAACGTAGATGGGCGCACGTACCCGGGCTGGTGAAGCTGGCGTCCATGTTGGAACCGTCCCAGGACTCGACTGCGCTGTCGACGGACGGCAGCGTGCCGAACATCCTCTGCCCCGAAGGGGGCGCCGCCACGATGAGCGGCTCCTCCCCTCCCTCGCCGATCGCGCGCGACTTGGGACTGGACACTGCGTACATGCAAGCGCACGTTTAGAGGACGACGACGGCGTCGATGCTCTGGACGTCGAGGACGTACGCTCGCCGTGCTTCTTGATCTTGAGCGTGACCGTCTCGCCCGCCTGCTGCAGGAGACTGATGGCCTCGCTCAGGGGTTTGCCCTTCAGGCTGCTGCTGTTGATGGCCAAGATGCGGTCGCCCACGTGGATGGCGCCGGTCCTGCCCGGACAAAACGAAAAACGAAATATCACCTCGCTTCACGAGCAGTCTTGGCATCATCGTGCTTGTGTGACAGGAGATGATGTGAAGACTTTTTTCCTGACCTCTCTGCCAGGCCTCCCTTGGTGAGCGAGGAGATGACGATGGGGTCGAAAGGCTCCTCGGTGCCCGAGATGGTGATCCCCAGCGGGCCTCCGTAGCGTTGCAGCTCCACCGTGTAGATGATGCTCCCCGACACCTCCTGCTCGTCTGCAAGCAAAGGCGAGGATTGGCCGCTTCGTCGGCGGGCGAGCGGGCGGCGCTGCGCGCGATACGCGGCGGGGCCGCTTACCGGAGTTGTCCTCGTCTTTGCGTATTTTGAGCTTGACGAGCTCCTCGCACTGCTGCAGGATCTGCGCGGCCTCCTCCATGGAGCACGTCTCCACGCGGATGTTGTCGATGGCCAGCAGCTTGTCTCCCAGCTCCAGCGTCCCCGTCCTCCACGGCACAAAAACCAGCTCCCGTTACGCTTCTTCGTTGCGTGCTCGACAATACACGTGCAAATGTCTGcgtttgtgtgggttttattgtaagggtgtgtgggtgtgtgtgtgtgtgtcacctgtGAGCAACGCTGCCCTTCTTGATGTCCGAAATGATGAGAGGGTCTCCTGCTTTTCTGTTCGATGGCGCTGCAACACAACAACGCGTTCAGCGCTCGTCTGTTCGCCCACTTGAAATGCGGCCGGTGCGACAGGGATGGACTCACAGCTGATGGTGATCCCCAACTCCACTCCCGGTTTCTTGGGGAGCTTCACATGGAACGTTCCGGACGACGGGATGACCGATTCTGAGGGACAAAAATATGTTGGTGTTCACAAGTCGTATACTTTATTCATTGTGCGTAAGCCAGTCACAGACTTAGCGTGCGTGTTTAAGTGGGCGTCAGACTGCGCGTGTGCGCACGTACCAGCCACGTCAAACTCGATCTCCAAGGTGAGTTGTGCAGTAATGGAGGAGTCTCTGAGCAGCTGATTGGTTTCTTCCAAAGTGGAGTCTTCTGTAGGAACTCCATTTATGGACAAGATCCTGTCGCCGATCTGCAGGATGCcacatctacacacacacacacacacacacttgtttatGTATGACTCGCATGTTGCGGAAAATCGTGTGTGACGCGTGCCGACCTTTCGGCAGGACTGTCGGGGTCGATGTAAGCGATGAGCGGCGGCGACGAGAGCGTCTCGGTGGCGAAGACGCCGCCTTGCAGCTGCAGGCCGAAGCCCACGACGCCGTCGCCGAGCAACGTCACCTCCGTGGTCTCCGTGTGGACCACCTGACCGGCCAGCCCCACTGTGCTGGACGCCAGGGACACTGACGGACGTCGAAAGGTCACATTTATATCGTCTTTCATAATTACAACTAGAAAATGCAATTCAAATAGTGCCCAAGGACGCtacagaacaatgaaatgtgcAAGCGCCATGTTAGTGattagtcagtcagttagtttCAGTAGTTGAGcaatatttctgtatttgaTGGGCTTGTTCCTCACAGGAGCTCTTGAAGTCCTTCTTCTTGTGCTTCTTCCTCATGAGCGTGCCCCGCGGACTCGTGGGGTACGCGTTCCTCGGGATGGTCATGTTGAGCGACGACAGACTGTACGCCGACATGGAGCCCGGAGAGAACGTGTGGCCCAACGCTGCGTGGCGGCAGACACAGCCAGACGTCAGGTGGCACATACGCATACACACGATCGCACACACACCGTGGAGAGCgggcgagcgagcgagagagagaggcggACGTACACGGGTTGTTTGTATGGCGGTTGTGCGACCTGGCGCCCGATTGGTCAGGGTGGTACGTGTTGTAGTGGTAAGGGGGGAGGATGGGGGCGGAGGTTCCCGTCTCCCAGGGGAGGGGGCGGGCAGAACGCTGCACCTTGACTgcatgcgcacacgcacacacatggacacacacatgcaggggAGCGTTGAGGTTAAGACAAGAGGAATGCCGTTTCCGTATAAGATTCAAATGAGTGTGTTGCCTTCAGGGACACTTGCACATTGTGCACGTGTTGGTACCTTGCTGCGGTGCGTTCAGGGCCGGTCGGGCCTGGTGCTGGGGCAGGATCTCCATGCGGACGTTGTGGCAGGAGGCGGACAGCAGCTGCGTGGCTTCGGCCAGAGAGCAGAACTCCATAGATTTGCCATCCACGGACAGGATGTGATCTCCTGCGTAGAGAGCGCCGCacctgcacgcacgcacgcacacaccagtATCCATTAGGGCGTGCGTGTGAAGCGCGCGCGTGTCGTGCGCAGCGTGAAGGTCACCTGTCGGCTATGCTGGCCGGTTTAACTTTGTCAATGACGATGACCTGCTTGCTGCAAAACATGGACGAAGACAGAGCCACGCCCAGGCTGGAGCCCGTCGCCTTGGCGACCTCCACCAGCAGAGGACCCGAAGCCGAGGACACGGAGTCTAAGCGCGGAGGGCAAAGGTCACGTGTCGGCAGAAGCGAcggctgtgcgtgtgtgtgtgtgtgtgtgtgtgtgtgtgtgtgcgtgtgcgcgcgtgcgtgctgACCCATGACGGAGACGTCGTACTCCAGCAGCACGGTCGCTTCCTGGCCGCTCTGCTTCAGGACGCTCATGGCCTCCGCCAGCGTGTTGCCGTGGAGACGGATGCCGTCGATGCTCAGCAGACGATCGCCAGGTTTGATGCTGCCCTCCCtgcacccacgcacgcacgcacgcgtcaGTCCCTGAAGTGGACGGAAGTTAAGAATTTAAAAGCTGTCACTCACCTGTCAGCTGGCCCTCCTGAGCGTACGGTTGCTATGACGACGGGCCGACACTTGTTCCTGTCTTCGCTGGCTCCGCCTATGTGACACACGCGTGTCACTATTTcgtacaacacacacatacccgcacacgcgcacgcacgcaggcaccTCTGATGACGAATCCGAAGCTGTTCCCTTCCTTGTGGAGCGTCACCTCCACCGTCTTGAACGTGACGCCCGAACCCTGCACGGCTGCAACACAACACGCCAACAACACGTCAGCGACACGCGGAGGTCACGCAGAGGTCACGGGAGGCGGTGCGGACATACAGACGGGCGGCAGCTCGTACTCCACCTCCAGCAGCACCCGCTCGCCCACGTTCTTCAGCAGACTGATGATCTCGTCGTGACGGAACTTGGCCAAGTTGATGCCGTTCACCGAGCGGATGTAGTCGCCGACGTTCAGCTGGTCGCTCCTGACGACGGCGACGAGAAAGTTCAAGACTTTCAAGACTCTAGCGAGAGACTTTGTTGTTTTACACCAGAAACTCTCTCCAACTTCTCCAGAACCTTCATTGGAGACTCGAGCCTCTTTTAAGACAAGAACCTTCTTCCGGCACCTTCTCTCTGGACTAGAACCTTCTTTTGAAACTAGTACCTTCTCTGGACTCGAACATTGTCTTGGCACTGGAACCTACTCTTGGAACAATAACCTTCTCTCAGGACTAGTAACTGCTGAAGATGAGAGCCTTCACTTGAGACAAGAATATTCTCTCAAGACTAGAACCTTCTCTCTGGACTAGAgccttctcttcttctttccaACGTGTTGTTCGAGTGGTAATAGCAAGCGGCGTAGTTCCTACCTGGCGGCGATTCCTCCTTGCCTCAGGTTGGACACCCGCGGCTTCCCGTCCTTGTCGATGCCGCCCGACACGGTCAGCCCCAGCGTGGTGCCCTCCTTCTTCATCAACTCCACCAGCGTGCATCCCCGGAACTCGTCTGGGGAGAACGCGTCGtcgctttcatttttttccagggagttagcattagcattagcattaccTGGTATGCTCTGCCTCCTGATGGCCAGCGCGCCGTCTGACGGTCGCGAGCCCGCCGAGTCTTTGCTGTACGGACCTTCAtctgcaacaacaacacacaggcGTGATTTACGTCCTCTCCAGCGAAGGAGACGAAAAAGATGAAGAACACAAAgatgtagaagaagaaaaagtcaaacGAAGACGATAAAGATGGACACGAGATGGTGTGATGTTGGAGCAGAAGTAAAGAAACGCTGAAGCATCTTCTCTTCCCACCAATTGCACAACTCCTGCGCTCGCTGCctccacgcacacacaattCGCTCAACTACAACTACACACAGTACACATCATGACACGTCTCCCTCGTTATCTGACATGAATCTCTCACGCACCGGAAAGCGCGCTCgtctccccccccacccacacacacacgattgTCAATCAGTGATCAATTTCCAGTCAACGATGCTGTagtccccctccctccctccctcgctcgcacgctctctctctctctctctctcgctctctgagCGTCTATGTAGCTCTACCTTTATTCACCCTGCGCAGGATCTGACATCGGCATTTGAACGACACTGCGATCATGATGAAGCCCCCAGCTCGGCGTCGCCAGCCGGCGCCATGCACGCTAAACCGCCGCAATCCtctccacttcctcctcctcctaacCCCCCCgacgctcctcttcctcccgctTCTCCGTCGTTCGGCCGCCGCGAGCCGAGCGCCTCCTCACGCAGACGCCATCATGTAGATGAGGAAGAGGAcggggagggaggaggaggacgaggagaggGAGGGGGAGGGCGCTGCAGATGTGGAGCGCCGCCATGaaatgaggatgaggatgaggagggggagggggaggctGATCTGATGGCGTGATGACGACGAAGAGGAGGATGCGCGCGATTGGGGgatggaggatgaagaggaggacgTGCATCAAACATCAGAGGGTGATGTGAGAGAGGAAATAAAACGCATAAAAGCATCCCACATGCTTAAGAGCGACCCCTCCCCAACACTCCCTTTCTCAGttgcatgggaaaaaaatgtgcgctGGCACTTTAAATCAACCTTCACACACCTCACAGCAAACGGCTAAAAGTCTTGAAAGTGAAGTCTAACAACAACGAGGTATTCAAGTACACTTGGGACGTTCCATCCCCTACAGACACAGAACAGAAAACTCTAAAAAGAACCCGTTGCTCAAGAACGCCTCCAGAACATTCCGTTGTACTACACCATCTCAGAGCTGCACGGAAAATGATGTGCGCTGGCCCTTTAAATCACACTTCACAGTGTGCTCAACGGCTAATCTGAAGTCTTTAAAGTGTGAAGACTACTGTAAAATAAGTGAAGCATTCAAGTACACTCAGGACATTCTATTGACTACGGTCCAGtgttagacacacacacacaattcaactaaaatgacTGAGCTGAAGGTTAAAATGCTCAAGAGCGTCCCCCCACTTTTTTTACGACACCACCTCTCCAATCTGTGTGGGAAAAGTGCACGCCGGCCCTTTAAATCAACCCTCGCACACCTCCAAGCGTGCTCGTTATTCGGCTACACGAGTGCATGCAGCATTTACACGCTTCAcgataatgatgacgatgatgatgtcaCTAGGGGGAAACGGTGCCATGATCGCAACGGCGCCCCGTGATTGGCAGCGGCTGCGGAAAGAGGCGTGATCTAGTCTCACATGTAGGTCAGTGTTCCAGATGCAGATGATGCGGGATTTATTTCACTctctgtgtatgtatgtatgtgtgtgtgtgtgtgtgtgtgtgtgtgtgtgtgtgtcttaattTGTGTCAAATGACATGGAAttattttgttgactttttttctccacagataAATGAAGTTTCCAATTCTAACAACAATATCCAACAATATGGGTGACTGTTACTACAACTACTCCATGACAGCCAGTCGAGCTAACGCTAACGCTAACAGGTGCATCGCTGCCAGAGCGCCACCCACAGGTCAGGACATGAACATACATTCATataatcattttcatttgtcaCACATAAAACACGTTAAGTCACATGTCAGGGTACACGTGTATGACGTGATCAAGACGTGCACATTGCggctgttaccatggcaacaagcTGATGAATAATTGAAGGGAGCAAGCGACCCTGCAAGTACAAAGAGTCATTTTTAGACATGCAAGACATACGCGCctgcgcatgcacgcacacgctaGTCTGCTCAATGGCTGAGTTGAAGTGAAGTGTCAAATAAAGTCCAAAAAGAACACGGCGTTCAAGTACACGTGGGACGTTCGATTGACTACAGACTGGTGTCAACATGCTAAACACGTACCACACCCACACAAAATGACCCAGCTGAAATCTTTTAAGTGAAGGCAAGTCGAAAAAGAATGTGGCGTTCAAGTACACTCCGGACGTTCCATTGACCGTACACCAGCGTCAACATGTAATAGACCCGCGTACACGCACTCTCGGGCGAAAtcgcacacactcacgcacgctGAGTGCTTCGTGGTTGGCGTTAATAGCAGGGgagcaaacaggaagtggatgtGTTGCTTGGCAGCCAAACGGACCGACATTACACTACTTGCGTGCGCTGCATGTACTGACATGACGCGACTTCAAGTATATACGCTGCATACGTATTGACTTTTGTACTTACATCAACTGAATACATATGTACTGACATTATATTGGATGTactacatatactgtagaagTACTGTACTGACTTTACAATAATGATTTATTagctagacacacacacacacacacacacactacactgggggtcaccaacatggtgcccgtgGGACCACATAAGCAATCAGCAGACTTGTGCTAAAAATGGCTCATCagtgacattgtgatttcctaggaatgttgtagaacaggggtcatttgaaaatgtaaacaaattgaTAAAGAAGTgctgcatattgatattttatttcCTACCTTATAAAATCAgtaatattgtgagaaatcactgacatgatttatttatgtCTATGCCTATAATAGTATCATTCAAatcatttgagcaaatttgtgcTATCATATATGTGTATGAAACTGGTAGTAGTAGCTCCCACTTCCAAAAATGTTGCTGACCCTTGCAGTAGGAGGTCAAGTTAACGGTTTTGGAGGTCAAAGGCGATGTTGAAATTCCTGCGGCGTATCAACACTTGTTATTACCCACAAAGCACCTGGTGGCTCACCTGCACGCTCTTCAATTATACATcgaggcacaaacacacattgtgTACACGTGTAGAcgtcgtgtctgtgtgtgaggcgcgtgtgtgtatgtctttgtgtgaagtgtgagtgtgtgtgagcagaatgtgtgcttgtgtgtgtgtacgcatgtagagcgtgtgtgtttgttgtcagACTCACGGAGCAGGCGCGTGTGGTACTTGCTGGTGTAGAAGTAGACGTCGTCGTAACCTTCCTGGTAGTCGTCGTCGGCGCGGTACCTCCTCCTGCGCCTCCTCTGGAGCAGGCGCAGGAGAGCCAGGAAGCGCTCCATCCTCACCGGGGggctcacgcacgcacgcacgcactcgcGCACACGGCTAACACACGGCTAGGCGTGAACGTCGCTAACGGGAAGCGTCATGCCACACAAAGAAAGTCAGTTCAGGTTTcgtctcactcactcactcacgcaacacgcacgcacgcacgcacacacctcgAGATGGAACACGCACTCTTTGTAGCCTCGCCTCCTCTGCAGCCTCCTCCTGTCCTgcttcagccaatcacagcgcttgcagcacacacacacactcacaatgtGTGCGTGTAAATTGTGCACTTGAAGAGTCAGCAGACATGACTTCTTGCCTTCCTTTCTTGCATCCTCCACTCCTTTTATCCCTCCATCCTTTGCaccattcattctttttttgtgtgatgacacacacacatccacgcgAACGCTTGATTCCAGCGAGGGGAGGGGACGGCTTCGTCAGGGAGTTCCACAAAGGAGAAGAGGGAGGAAGGGAAGTGCATCCAAGGGATGAATAAGAACTACAATTCCCATGTTGCAACCGGGCAGCATTTCATTCAAGGAATCAAAGTATTCCGAAGCTGTTTGAGTTGAAACGTGTCGAGTAGAATCTAGCCCAGAGGAATCCCATCTCATGTTCTAAAAGCGAGTCAGGCAGAAACCGCTCCAGTCGAAAGTAGTCTCGGAGATCTAGAATTTTAGGATCAAGTCTCGTGGAATCTATTCTATTAGATTATCATTGAGTAGACTTAGTCAAGTAGCACGTATTCTACCGGAATCCGTTCTAGTACAATGTAGTCTTGTAGAATCGGTTtttgattgtaaatattgaacccgttcaatatttaaaattgtCGGGCCCGACCCATTTTAGACCTTATTATCGGGACAAATCCATTCAGACCTGAGGACAATTTTCCAGGGTAATCTCCTCGGACATAAGATGGTCTGTAGTTTGATGTTCTTGGTCGGAAAGGGGCAAATGAGGGCAAAAACAGCGCGATTCTCTTCTTGAGTTGAGACCAAAAATAGTGTTTTGaagccattttgtggcattacTGCACAGTTACAAAACTTCTTCAATTTCGAGCGGCTTTTGGCTATTCGTGGCATCGCTCCGTCTCGATCGCCCACGAATGGTGGGGCtgcattgtacaaccccaattccgatgaagttgtgttaaacataaataaaaacagaatacaatgatttgcaaatcatgttcaacctattttgaattgaatacactacaaagacaagctatttcatgttcaaactgatcaacttgattgtttttagcaaataatcatgaacttagaattttatggctgcaacatgttccaaaaaagctggcaaaaAAGTAGAATCTAGTCGGGTAGAATCTCGTCTACCACAAACCTGTCGAGTTGAAACTAGTGTAGTAGAATGTAGTCGATTCGAATCAAGTACACGTATAATAGAATCTCTTCTTGTATCACCTTGCTGAGTAGAATGCAGTCAAGTGGGCTCAGCGTTGACTCTGCATGTGTACTGCAGCCCATTTAGGCCGCTAACTAGTTGGGCTGAACTGATAGCGCCCTCTTGTGGTTGCTTCCAACTTGTGAAATCATTGCATTATATTGTAGCGAAAAAAGGAGTGCTACAAAACAATGACTgatgcatttttataatttgtcatccatccatgtattttccaccgcttatccgggtcgggtcgcgggggcagtagctttagcagggacgcccagacttccctctccccagccacttcatccagctcttccggggggatcccgaggcgttcccgggccagcccccggggtctcctcccggcgggacgtgccggaacacctcaccggggaggagtccgggaggcatcccaatcagatgccccagccacctcatctggctcctttcgatgcggaggagcagcggttctactctgagctcctcccggatgaccgagcttctcaccctctctcgaagggagagcccggacaccctgcggagggaactcatttcggccgctcgtaggtgagggtaggaatgtagactgaccggtaaatcgagagcttcgcctttcggcttagctccttctttactacaacggaccgatacaaagtccgcatcactgcagacgccgcaccgatccgcctgtcgatctcccgttccattcttccctcactcgtgaacaagaccccgagatacttgaactccttcactcgggacaggatctcatccccgacccgaagagggcacgccacccttttccgactgaggaccacggtgtcagatttggaggtgccgattctcatcccagccgcttcacactcggctgcgaaccgctccggtgagagttggagatcacggcttgatgaagccaacataatTTGTCATGTTTTCTTCAAATGACAGATGACAATTGCACCTTCTGAACATCAGAGGGAATGACTGACATTTGGTCGAGAAAGAGAGAGCTGCTAAAAATGACAAACGCATCCTCATTTGCATAGCGCTCATTTGCAAGTGGCTCGCAGGCCTCTGTGGCGCTCTGCTGCCATTGGCTGCCTGGCTGAGCGCGCGCGAGAGTGCGTTTAATCACATTCTCCACACACGGCAGCTTATCCCGCTGCTCCCCCGCACGGACGCTGTCGGGCCGTGCGGCATATATCGACATCGTCAATAATATCGTTCGTCAGTATGATCAGCTACCAGTCAGGTAGAAGACTGCTGTCAGGTGAGAAGTGATGGGCGACAACCCATGATGCATTGGGGCACACATGATGAAGCCTGAGGTGGTTTGCTTAATGGACGTCTGAGTGGCTAACCTTCATCCCTAATGGACGCGCGCgcccaaacacaaacacaatacacTGCAATCTAGTCTAGTAGAATCCAGAAACAGTTGCAATAGAATGTAGTCTAGTAGCATGTAGTTGAGTCAAATATAGTCTTGTAGAATCTATTCTAGTACAACGTGATCGAGTAGAAACTAGTACAGTGGAGAAAACTGACACCGCCTTAAAAAGGCTTAGAATTGCCGAtaaataccacaagatggcggcaaagaaGCTCTTCAGCTcgcttcaacatagttccttggtatcaagatgccacaagatggcgccaaagcattACTTAGTGGTTTGACCTGTGCGCAAAACACTTTGaacaaataatggaggataggttcaAGAAAAGAGATCTGCCAAATATGTGAATTTACGAATGGCCAACCGCAAATATGTGGGGGTGCACTG includes these proteins:
- the grip1 gene encoding glutamate receptor-interacting protein 1 isoform X2 produces the protein MERFLALLRLLQRRRRRRYRADDDYQEGYDDVYFYTSKYHTRLLHEGPYSKDSAGSRPSDGALAIRRQSIPDEFRGCTLVELMKKEGTTLGLTVSGGIDKDGKPRVSNLRQGGIAARSDQLNVGDYIRSVNGINLAKFRHDEIISLLKNVGERVLLEVEYELPPVSVQGSGVTFKTVEVTLHKEGNSFGFVIRGGASEDRNKCRPVVIATVRSGGPADREGSIKPGDRLLSIDGIRLHGNTLAEAMSVLKQSGQEATVLLEYDVSVMDSVSSASGPLLVEVAKATGSSLGVALSSSMFCSKQVIVIDKVKPASIADRCGALYAGDHILSVDGKSMEFCSLAEATQLLSASCHNVRMEILPQHQARPALNAPQQVKVQRSARPLPWETGTSAPILPPYHYNTYHPDQSGARSHNRHTNNPSLGHTFSPGSMSAYSLSSLNMTIPRNAYPTSPRGTLMRKKHKKKDFKSSLSLASSTVGLAGQVVHTETTEVTLLGDGVVGFGLQLQGGVFATETLSSPPLIAYIDPDSPAERCGILQIGDRILSINGVPTEDSTLEETNQLLRDSSITAQLTLEIEFDVAESVIPSSGTFHVKLPKKPGVELGITISSPSNRKAGDPLIISDIKKGSVAHRTGTLELGDKLLAIDNIRVETCSMEEAAQILQQCEELVKLKIRKDEDNSDEQEVSGSIIYTVELQRYGGPLGITISGTEEPFDPIVISSLTKGGLAERTGAIHVGDRILAINSSSLKGKPLSEAISLLQQAGETVTLKIKKHGELSSPKSRAIGEGGEEPLIVAAPPSGQRMFGTLPSVDSAVESWDGSNMDASFTSPVPSFQSSPFTFHEWRDAKTSNNQSPASSRQRTDPPSDLSGLHDDWEHAALGGFTVGHDGTEPDQEENFWSQALEDLETCGHSGILRELEEPEKERRHLTGATIMSGSTLSLNHEPVHSRTSLGRQASFQERSSTRPQATPRSNTLPSDPQRRAFAMKKMRQEVNDILNQTPVELHKLTLEKSSDSDDFGFSVSDGVVDRGVYVNNIRGGGPAERGGLRAYDRLLQINHVRTRDFDCCLVVPLIAESSNRLDLVISRNPANPLTNHTEGTVDSHALQPIGNQKEACEDSSEDGAPIKWKKPGDGLGAGLVTNTSV
- the grip1 gene encoding glutamate receptor-interacting protein 1 isoform X10, whose protein sequence is MPGWKKNIPACLQADQEGDEGPYSKDSAGSRPSDGALAIRRQSIPDEFRGCTLVELMKKEGTTLGLTVSGGIDKDGKPRVSNLRQGGIAARSDQLNVGDYIRSVNGINLAKFRHDEIISLLKNVGERVLLEVEYELPPVSVQGSGVTFKTVEVTLHKEGNSFGFVIRGGASEDRNKCRPVVIATVRSGGPADREGSIKPGDRLLSIDGIRLHGNTLAEAMSVLKQSGQEATVLLEYDVSVMDSVSSASGPLLVEVAKATGSSLGVALSSSMFCSKQVIVIDKVKPASIADRCGALYAGDHILSVDGKSMEFCSLAEATQLLSASCHNVRMEILPQHQARPALNAPQQALGHTFSPGSMSAYSLSSLNMTIPRNAYPTSPRGTLMRKKHKKKDFKSSLSLASSTVGLAGQVVHTETTEVTLLGDGVVGFGLQLQGGVFATETLSSPPLIAYIDPDSPAERCGILQIGDRILSINGVPTEDSTLEETNQLLRDSSITAQLTLEIEFDVAESVIPSSGTFHVKLPKKPGVELGITISSPSNRKAGDPLIISDIKKGSVAHRTGTLELGDKLLAIDNIRVETCSMEEAAQILQQCEELVKLKIRKDEDNSDEQEVSGSIIYTVELQRYGGPLGITISGTEEPFDPIVISSLTKGGLAERTGAIHVGDRILAINSSSLKGKPLSEAISLLQQAGETVTLKIKKHGELSSPKSRAIGEGGEEPLIVAAPPSGQRMFGTLPSVDSAVESWDGSNMDASFTSPVPSFQSSPFTFHEWRDAKTSNNQSPASSRQRTDPPSDLSGLHDDWEHAALGGFTVGHDGTEPDQEENFWSQALEDLETCGHSGILRELEATIMSGSTLSLNHEPVHSRTSLGRQASFQERSSTRPQATPRSNTLPSDPQRRAFAMKKMRQEVNDILNQTPVELHKLTLEKSSDSDDFGFSVSDGVVDRGVYVNNIRGGGPAERGGLRAYDRLLQINHVRTRDFDCCLVVPLIAESSNRLDLVISRNPANPLTNHTEGTVDSHALQPIGNQKEACEDSSEDGAPIKWKKPGDGLGAGLVTNTSV